From the Diospyros lotus cultivar Yz01 chromosome 13, ASM1463336v1, whole genome shotgun sequence genome, one window contains:
- the LOC127789282 gene encoding NADH dehydrogenase [ubiquinone] 1 alpha subcomplex subunit 1, which translates to MASWRWLEAALPLGIIAGMLCVMGNAQYFIHKFAHGRPKHIGNDEWDVAMERRDKKVVEMLASSSN; encoded by the exons atggcgagTTGGCGATGGTTGGAAGCGGCCCTTCCATTAGGGATAATCGCCGGGATGCTGTGTGTCATGGGAAATGCTCAGTATTTCATTCATAAATTCGCTCACGGCCGG CCAAAGCACATCGGCAACGATGAGTGGGACGTCGCCATGGAGAGGCGGGACAAGAAGGTCGTCGAAATGTTGGCATCTTCCTCAAATTAG